Proteins encoded by one window of Acuticoccus sp. MNP-M23:
- a CDS encoding flagellar motor switch protein FliG: MVPATAVRPRVLSTREKVATLLMTMSKDSAGRVMKFLPPDDIKAVTHTMAELKPVPLSQIEEVVDEFVEQFGVGTTLTGDADSVRALLSGIVPEGQLAEIIAEMEGRVNESIWDRLSGISETALTPYLLNEHPQTTALCLSKLNPISAARVMSEMPKELRDNVARRMLTCKAVVDDALKLVEVTLHEDFMVNLSLKMGGDSHARMAEIINKMELDQMENVLEGITQTHPKSAEILRSLLFTFDDIVKLDVRSLTTLFDAIDSDQLVMALKGTDAGFRNKVLSSLASRTRRMVEQELASGDPATQRDVNEARRKITDLALSMGQRGEIDLSTGDEGGELVQ, translated from the coding sequence ATGGTGCCGGCGACCGCTGTGCGCCCGCGCGTCCTGTCGACGCGCGAAAAGGTGGCGACCCTCCTGATGACCATGTCGAAGGATTCCGCCGGGCGGGTCATGAAGTTCCTGCCGCCCGACGACATCAAGGCCGTTACCCACACGATGGCCGAACTGAAGCCGGTTCCGCTCAGCCAGATCGAGGAAGTGGTCGACGAATTCGTCGAGCAGTTCGGCGTCGGCACGACGCTGACCGGTGACGCGGATTCGGTGCGCGCGCTTTTGAGCGGTATCGTCCCGGAAGGCCAGCTGGCGGAAATCATCGCCGAGATGGAGGGACGGGTGAACGAGTCCATCTGGGATCGCCTGTCCGGCATCTCGGAGACGGCGCTCACCCCCTACCTCCTGAACGAACACCCGCAGACCACGGCGCTTTGCCTGTCAAAGCTCAACCCGATCAGTGCAGCGCGGGTGATGAGCGAGATGCCGAAGGAACTGCGCGACAACGTCGCCCGGCGGATGCTCACCTGCAAGGCGGTGGTCGACGACGCGCTGAAGCTCGTCGAAGTCACACTCCACGAGGACTTCATGGTCAATCTGTCGCTGAAAATGGGTGGCGACAGCCACGCGCGGATGGCTGAGATCATCAACAAGATGGAGCTCGACCAGATGGAAAACGTCCTGGAGGGGATCACCCAGACCCATCCGAAGTCGGCAGAGATCCTGCGCTCGCTCCTCTTCACCTTCGACGATATCGTCAAGCTCGACGTCCGCTCGCTCACCACGCTGTTCGATGCGATCGACAGCGACCAGCTGGTGATGGCCCTCAAGGGCACCGACGCCGGCTTCCGCAACAAGGTGCTGTCGAGCCTTGCCTCGCGCACGCGGCGCATGGTGGAGCAGGAACTGGCGTCCGGCGATCCGGCGACCCAGCGCGACGTCAACGAAGCGCGCCGCAAGATCACCGACCTTGCCTTGTCCATGGGCCAGCGGGGCGAGATCGACCTCTCGACTGGCGACGAGGGTGGCGAGCTCGTTCAGTAA
- the motA gene encoding flagellar motor stator protein MotA, whose product MALILGIVISVGSMLGGFMAMGGHVDILWQPFEVLIIFGIALGIFVVANPAAMLKQTGVAMADAALGRAPKRAVYLEVLGALYALMRDLKSKPRNEVEAHVDNPEESAIFNASPHLTGDKQLTAFICDYIRLILIGNARGFEIEALMDQEIATIRKEKLKPALALGDIADALPAIGIVAAVLGIIKAMGAIDQSPEILGGLIAAALVGTFLGIFGSYAFFSPMSAKIKYVREKQMQPYIIAKQALLAYINGAMPQIALEHGRKTISVSSRPTIDEVENTALGGGGPTEEKEAA is encoded by the coding sequence TTGGCACTCATATTGGGCATTGTAATCAGCGTCGGCTCGATGCTGGGCGGCTTCATGGCGATGGGAGGTCACGTCGACATCCTGTGGCAGCCATTCGAAGTCCTGATCATCTTCGGCATCGCCCTTGGCATCTTCGTGGTTGCCAACCCAGCCGCGATGCTCAAGCAGACCGGCGTCGCGATGGCCGACGCCGCACTCGGCCGCGCCCCCAAGCGCGCGGTCTACCTCGAAGTTCTCGGCGCGCTCTACGCGCTGATGCGGGACCTCAAGTCAAAACCCCGCAACGAGGTGGAAGCCCATGTCGACAATCCGGAGGAGTCGGCAATCTTCAATGCCTCCCCTCACCTCACCGGCGACAAGCAGCTCACCGCCTTCATTTGCGACTACATCCGCCTGATCCTGATCGGCAATGCCCGCGGCTTCGAGATCGAAGCATTGATGGACCAGGAAATCGCGACCATCCGCAAGGAAAAGCTGAAGCCGGCCCTTGCACTCGGCGACATTGCGGACGCTTTGCCGGCCATCGGCATCGTCGCGGCGGTGCTCGGCATCATCAAGGCGATGGGCGCGATCGACCAGTCACCCGAGATCCTCGGAGGCCTGATCGCGGCCGCACTGGTCGGCACGTTCCTCGGCATCTTCGGCTCTTACGCGTTCTTCTCGCCCATGTCCGCCAAGATCAAGTACGTGCGCGAAAAGCAGATGCAGCCCTACATCATCGCGAAGCAGGCTCTGCTTGCCTACATCAACGGCGCCATGCCGCAGATCGCCCTGGAACATGGCCGCAAGACCATCTCCGTCTCCTCCCGCCCCACCATCGACGAGGTCGAAAACACGGCGCTTGGCGGCGGCGGCCCGACCGAAGAAAAAGAAGCGGCCTGA
- the fliN gene encoding flagellar motor switch protein FliN has product MSQDDIQHTHDAAHEKGADAGRAKAAAFGGRSGGVDDGNVDSILRIPVVLQVVLGSATMPVSQLMKLGRGQVVALDHRVGEPVDIVVNGRVIARGEVVVVDDDSSRFGVSLTEIVGPGASAEA; this is encoded by the coding sequence ATGTCACAAGACGATATCCAGCACACCCATGACGCGGCACACGAAAAGGGCGCAGATGCCGGACGGGCCAAGGCGGCCGCCTTCGGCGGCAGATCCGGCGGCGTAGACGACGGCAACGTGGACAGCATCCTGCGCATTCCGGTGGTGCTGCAGGTGGTGCTCGGCTCGGCCACAATGCCGGTCTCCCAGCTGATGAAGCTGGGGCGGGGCCAGGTGGTCGCGCTCGACCACAGGGTGGGTGAACCGGTCGACATTGTGGTCAACGGCCGGGTGATCGCACGCGGCGAGGTTGTGGTGGTCGACGACGATTCCTCGCGCTTCGGCGTTTCGCTGACCGAAATCGTGGGCCCCGGCGCCTCGGCGGAGGCTTAG
- the flgF gene encoding flagellar basal-body rod protein FlgF: MPSDLYVTLSGQITMDTRLSTVANNVANMRTAGFRAETVDFGTILSATRSQRVAFATVGEQHIERQGGPVEATGNPLDIAVVGEGWFGVQTPTGLAYTRDGRFTVTEAGDLMTLTGFNVVDEGGAPIALDPERGEITVAADGAISQEGVVAGNVGLFAIAEEATLTRYGDTAVLSNQAAEPIVDRTANGVRQGYREGSNVNPVQAITELITVQRAFEYGNTAMRDRFQTVQQAVRTLGAD; this comes from the coding sequence ATGCCGTCAGACCTTTATGTGACCCTTTCGGGTCAGATCACAATGGATACCCGTCTTTCCACCGTTGCCAACAACGTCGCGAACATGCGCACGGCAGGCTTTCGCGCCGAAACGGTGGACTTCGGCACCATCTTGTCGGCGACCCGCAGCCAGCGCGTGGCGTTCGCCACTGTCGGTGAGCAGCACATCGAGCGGCAGGGCGGGCCGGTGGAGGCCACCGGCAATCCGCTCGATATTGCGGTGGTCGGCGAAGGCTGGTTCGGCGTCCAGACGCCGACCGGCCTTGCCTACACGCGCGACGGCCGCTTTACCGTGACCGAGGCTGGCGACCTGATGACGCTGACCGGCTTCAATGTGGTGGACGAAGGCGGCGCACCCATCGCGCTCGATCCCGAGCGTGGGGAAATCACCGTCGCGGCCGACGGGGCGATCAGCCAGGAAGGCGTGGTTGCCGGCAATGTGGGCCTCTTCGCCATCGCAGAAGAAGCCACGCTGACCCGCTACGGCGATACCGCCGTACTCTCGAACCAGGCGGCCGAGCCAATTGTCGACCGCACCGCCAACGGTGTGCGGCAGGGTTACCGCGAAGGATCCAACGTCAATCCGGTTCAGGCGATCACCGAGCTGATCACGGTGCAGCGGGCCTTCGAGTACGGCAACACGGCGATGCGAGACCGTTTCCAGACCGTGCAGCAGGCCGTCCGCACCCTGGGCGCCGACTAG
- a CDS encoding flagellar motor switch protein FliM has product MDSETKPSVTDRLVDAAGVQVDRLPMLPIIFDRVANQCGEILRNVAASPCYFSMSHVQQGRITELLEPYEANAVCAMIDVPEWDSQVVLGFDRDFIFTMVEVMFGGDGSEMPEEDGRAFSNIEMKICARIAEMMCKTLTQAFEAHTKATFSLHSLETRMHFAVVGRRNAQAASANFLVQAINRGGEMFIILPHACLQMIRRSMSKKSDNEPGTRDPGWIEQMKAGATRAEIKLRAILDEQTMSLAEVSTLEVGQVINLSASPRSPVKLEANDQPLFWTSLGQAEGTYRLRIESVFDPEEEFLGDILNN; this is encoded by the coding sequence ATGGACAGTGAAACCAAACCCTCGGTCACTGATCGTCTTGTGGATGCAGCCGGTGTCCAGGTCGATCGGTTGCCGATGCTGCCGATCATCTTCGACCGGGTGGCCAATCAATGCGGCGAAATCCTGCGGAACGTCGCCGCATCCCCCTGCTACTTTTCCATGAGTCACGTGCAGCAGGGCCGCATCACGGAGCTTCTGGAACCCTACGAGGCCAACGCCGTCTGTGCGATGATCGATGTTCCCGAGTGGGACAGCCAGGTGGTCCTCGGCTTCGACCGGGACTTCATCTTCACCATGGTGGAGGTGATGTTCGGCGGCGACGGAAGCGAGATGCCGGAGGAAGACGGCCGCGCCTTCTCCAACATCGAGATGAAGATCTGCGCCCGCATCGCCGAGATGATGTGCAAGACGCTGACACAGGCGTTCGAAGCTCACACCAAGGCGACGTTCAGCCTGCACAGCCTCGAAACGCGGATGCACTTTGCCGTGGTCGGGCGGCGCAATGCACAGGCCGCCTCCGCCAACTTCCTGGTGCAGGCGATCAACCGCGGCGGCGAGATGTTCATCATCCTGCCGCACGCCTGCCTGCAGATGATCCGCCGCTCCATGTCCAAGAAGTCGGACAATGAGCCGGGCACCCGCGACCCCGGCTGGATCGAGCAGATGAAGGCCGGCGCGACGCGAGCCGAAATCAAGCTTCGCGCGATCCTCGACGAACAGACCATGAGCCTTGCCGAGGTCAGCACCCTTGAAGTCGGTCAGGTGATCAATCTCAGCGCCAGTCCGCGATCGCCGGTGAAGCTCGAAGCCAACGATCAGCCCTTGTTCTGGACCAGTCTTGGCCAGGCCGAAGGCACCTACCGCCTGCGCATTGAAAGCGTCTTTGACCCGGAAGAGGAGTTCCTCGGTGATATCCTCAATAATTGA
- a CDS encoding DUF1217 domain-containing protein — MDATTGYRIVAQNLDRSLALTANRAPVKLGSEYWMENAGNVSSIEEFVGDSRLFRFAMTAFGLEELADAKGYMRKILEEGIAEPGTLANRTNDPRISEFARTFDFATFGADTMQRQATGQAVVDQFVRQTLEVEAGELDGEGVRLALYFERKAPEVNTVFEILADPALLKVVRTTLGLPQEFSGADLQRQAEVISDRLDIADLSDPEALRDMLIRFTAVWDATENTASSPLLRLFSTGGQQQSVASLNLALSLSSLRLGGA; from the coding sequence ATGGACGCCACGACCGGATATCGAATAGTCGCGCAAAATCTAGACCGCTCGCTGGCGCTGACCGCAAACCGCGCCCCGGTGAAACTGGGGTCCGAATATTGGATGGAGAACGCCGGTAACGTCAGCTCCATCGAGGAATTTGTCGGCGACAGCCGGTTGTTCCGCTTTGCGATGACGGCATTCGGTCTTGAGGAACTGGCCGACGCCAAGGGCTACATGCGCAAGATCCTGGAAGAGGGCATTGCCGAGCCTGGCACGCTGGCCAACCGCACCAACGATCCGCGGATCTCCGAGTTCGCCAGAACATTCGACTTCGCCACGTTCGGTGCCGACACGATGCAACGTCAGGCCACCGGGCAGGCTGTGGTGGACCAGTTCGTCCGCCAGACCCTGGAGGTGGAAGCCGGCGAACTGGACGGAGAAGGGGTCCGCCTTGCCCTTTACTTCGAGCGCAAGGCCCCCGAGGTGAACACCGTGTTCGAGATCCTTGCCGATCCGGCGCTGCTCAAGGTGGTGCGCACCACGCTGGGCCTGCCGCAGGAATTCTCCGGCGCGGATCTGCAGCGCCAGGCCGAAGTCATCTCCGACCGGCTGGATATTGCGGACCTTTCGGACCCGGAGGCCCTGCGCGACATGCTGATCCGCTTCACTGCCGTGTGGGACGCGACCGAAAACACCGCGTCCAGCCCGCTCCTGCGCCTCTTCAGCACCGGCGGACAGCAGCAGTCCGTGGCCTCGCTCAATCTTGCCTTGTCACTTTCATCCTTGCGACTGGGAGGCGCATGA